Proteins co-encoded in one Scatophagus argus isolate fScaArg1 chromosome 11, fScaArg1.pri, whole genome shotgun sequence genomic window:
- the zmp:0000001200 gene encoding dedicator of cytokinesis protein 9 isoform X8: MATPAHPETRRFTRGLGKPGTAAELRQSVSEVVRTSVLVVKPKVIEPLDYENVLVQRKTQILSDVLRDMLQFPLEDFEISTLRRQGRTLYPTVPENAEREAQSLFVQECIKTYKSDWHVVNYKYEDYSGDFRQLPNKVSRPDKLAVHVFEVDEDVDKDEDTASLGSQKGGISKHGWLYKGNMNSAISVTMRSFKRRYFHLTQLGDGSYILNFYKDEKISKEPKGTIFLDSCMGVVQNNKVRRFAFELKMQDKSTYLLASDSEGEMEDWINTLNKILHSSFEIAMQEKRNGDIHDDDDLGKSDSSSGSMDSFQSSRDIESRMRSETRLKLFTLDPDTQKLDFSGIEPDVKQFEEKFGKRVLVNCNDLSFNLQSCVAENEEGPTTNVEPFYVTLSLFDIQNSRKISSDFHVDLNHPSVRAIVPNNASQFMNGGGDTHTEGQRLVHGVPEAALKYPRQGVFSVTCPHPDIFLVARIEKVLQGGINHCAEPYMKSSDSTKVAQKVLKNAKLACSRLGQYRMPFAWAARPLFKDASGTLDKSARFSALYRQDSNKLSNEDMLKLLADFRKPEKMAKLPVILGNLDVTIDNVAPNLTNCVTSTYIPVKQFDVSEKTNIFFEVEEFVPSIAKCSQPFTTYNNHLYVYPKHLKYDSQKSFAKARNIAVCIEFKDSDEEEAVSLKCIYGRPGGPLFTKNAFAAVLHHQHNPEFYDEYKIELPTQLHEKHHLLFTFYHVSCDSSSSKASTKKRDLIETQVGYAWLPLLKDGRVIMNENQIPVAANLPAGYLSCQEGAGKHSGPEVKWVDGGKPLFKVSTHLVSTVYTQDQHLHNFFHHCQSSAAASQVSGGELVKYLKSLHAMESHVMIKFLPTILNQLFRVLTSATHEDVAVNVTRVMIHIVAQCHEEGLEHYLRSYVKFVFKTEPYTSTTARTVHEELAKAMTAILKPSTDFLTSNKLLKYSWYFFEALVKSMAQYLIESCKVKLSRNQRFSASFHHTVETLVNMMMPHITQKYKDNLDAARNANHSLAVFIKRCFNLMDRGFTFKQINNYINCFMPGDPKTLFEFRFEFLRVVCNHEHYVPLNLPMPFGKGRILRFQDLQLDYSLTDDFCKNHFLVGLLLREVSGALQEFREIRQIAIHVLKGLMIKHTFDDRYTSKSQQTRLATLYLPLFGLLQENVNRLNVKEVSPFTISHSSSNGREDSLLTNALMTPPRSSTFLDTSLHKDVFGVISGTSSPHTSSTPNINSVRHADSRGSLISTDSGNSLPEKNNDKGNSLDKNQPASALGSTLLRCDKLDQAEIKSLLMCFLHVLKSMSEDALFTYWNKASSAELMDFFTLIEVCLHQFRYMGKRYIARNQDGAGPVAHERKSQTLPVSRNRAGMMHARLQQLSSLDNSYTFNHTYSHSDADVLNQSLLEANIATEVCLTVLDTLSIFIMGFKTQLCSDHGHSPLMKKVFEVHLCFLRINQSETALKQVFTSLRTFIYKFPCTFFEGRADMCAAFCYEILKCCNSKLSSIRSDAAHLLYFLMKSNFDYTGRKSFVRTHLQVVIAVSQLIADVIGIGSTRFQQSLSIINNCANSDKTIKNTAFPSDVKDLTKRIRTVLMATAQMKEHERDPEMLVDLQYSLAKSYASTPELRKTWLDSMARIHVKNGDLSEAAMCYVHVAALVAEYLRRKGMLKQGCSAFRVVTPNIDEEAAMMEDVGMQDVHFNEDVLMELLEECADGLWKAERYELISDIYKLIIPIFEKRRDFEKLVHLYDTLHRAYSKVTEVMHTGKRLLGTYFRVAFFGQAAQYQFTDSEAEGFFEDEDGKEYIYKEPKFTPLSEISQRLLKLYSDKFGQENVKMIQDSGRINPKDLDSKYAYIQVTHVIPYLEEKELVDRKTDFEKSHNIRRFVFEMPFTISGKKQGGVEEQCKRRTILTTTHCFPYVKKRIAVMYQHHTDLSPIEVAIDEMSKKVAEIKQLCSSSEVDMIRLQLKLQGSISVQVNAGPLAYARAFLDDASAKKYPDNKVKQLKEVFRHFVEACGHGLGINERLIKEDQQEYHDEMKANYRDLARELSIIMHEQISPVEDGMKSVLPDSLHIFNAISGTPTSAIIQGIPSSSSVV, from the exons GACACGGCCTCCCTAGGGTCCCAGAAAGGTGGGATTTCAAAACATGGCTGGCTGTATAAAGGCAACATGAACAGTGCCATCAGCGTCACCATGAGG tcattcaAGAGGAGGTATTTCCATCTAACCCAGCTTGGGGACGGCTCTTATATTCTGAACTTCTACAAGGATGAGAAGATCTCCAAAGAGCCCAAAGGAACCATTTTCTTGGACTCCTGTATGGGTGTGGTTCAG AATAACAAGGTTCGGCGGTTTGCTTTTGAGCTGAAGATGCAGGATAAGAGCACCTACCTGCTCGCTTCGGACAGcgaaggagagatggaggattGGATCAACACTCTGAACAAGATCTTGCACAGCAGCTTTGAGATTGCTATGCAGGAGAAGAGGAATGGAGACATCCATGATG ATGATGACCTTGGAAAGTCAGACAGTTCCTCTGGCAGCATGGACAGCTTTCAG agCTCAAGAGACATAGAGTCTAGGATGAGGAGCGAGACCAGATTGAAGCTTTTCACCCTGGATCCTGACACACAG AAACTAGATTTCTCAGGAATAGAGCCGGACGTGAAGCAGTTTGAGGAGAAGTTTGGCAAGCGCGTTCTGGTGAACTGCAATGACCTCTCGTTCAACCTGCAAAGCTGTGTGGCCGAGAACGAGGAAGGACCAACAACAAAC gtGGAGCCATTTTACGTCACTCTGTCACTGTTTGACATTCAGAACAGCAGGAAGATCTCCTCTGACTTCCACGTGGACCTAAATCACCCGTCTGTAAGGGCCATAGTGCCCAATAATGCCAGTCAGTTTATGAATGGTGGAGGTGACACCCACACTGAGGGGCAACGGTTGGTCCATGGGGTGCCAGAGGCGGCCTTAAAGTATCCTAGACAG GGAGTGTTCTCTGTAACGTGCCCCCACCCAGATATCTTCCTGGTGGCTCGCATAGAGAAGGTGCTTCAAGGAGGGATCAACCACTGCGCCGAGCCGTACATGAAGAGTTCAGACTCCACCAAG GTGGCGCAGAAGGTCCTGAAAAATGCCAAGCTGGCATGTAGCCGGTTAGGCCAGTACAGGATGCCTTTTGCCTGGGCAGCGAG GCCTTTGTTCAAAGATGCTTCAGGGACACTCGACAAAAGTGCTCGTTTCTCGGCTCTGTACAGACAAGACAGCAACAAGCTGTCTAATGAGGATATGCTCAAGCTGCTGGCGGATTTCAGAAA GCCAGAGAAGATGGCCAAGCTGCCTGTAATCCTCGGAAACCTTGATGTTACCATTGACAATGTAGCACCTAACTTGACAA ATTGTGTTACCTCAACCTACATTCCTGTGAAGCAGTTTGATGTCAGTGAGAAGACCAACATCTTCTTTGAAGTGGAGGAGTTTGTGCCGTCCATAGCCAAATGCTCTCAGCCTTTCACCACCTACAACAACCACCTCTATGTCTACCCAAAGCACTTGAAGTACGACAGCCAAAAGTCATTTGCAAAG GCTAGAAACATAGCTGTGTGCATTGAGTTCAAGGACTCTGATGAGGAAGAGGCTGTTTCCCTGAAG TGCATCTATGGCCGACCTGGAGGACCCTTGTTTACCAAAAATGCTTTTGCTGCAGTATTACATCACCAGCACAACCCCGAATTCTACGATGAG TATAAGATTGAGCTGCCAACTCAGCTCCATGAGAAACATCATCTGCTGTTCACCTTCTACCATGTCAGCTGtgatagcagcagcagcaaggccAGCACGAAAAAGAGAGACCTAATTGAGACTCAAG TGGGATACGCATGGCTCCCCCTGCTGAAGGATGGTCGGGTGATCATGAATGAGAACCAGATCCCTGTGGCTGCCAACCTGCCTGCTGGATACCTCAGTTGCCAGGAGGGTGCAGGCAAG cattCAGGTCCTGAAGTCAAATGGGTGGACGGAGGCAAGCCTTTATTCAAAGTGTCCACTCACCTCGTGTCCACTGTCTACACTCAG GATCAACATTTGCACAACTTCTTTCATCACTGTCAGAGCAGTGCAGCTGCGTCCCAGGTGTCAGGAGGAGAGCTGGTCAAATATCTGAAG AGTCTGCACGCCATGGAGAGTCATGTGATGATCAAGTTCCTGCCCACCATCTTGAATCAGCTGTTCAGGGTGTTAACCAGTGCCACCCATGAGGACGTGGCAGTCAACGTAACCAG GGTCATGATTCACATTGTTGCCCAGTGCCATGAGGAGGGGTTGGAGCACTACCTGAGATCATATGTGAAG TTTGTATTCAAGACTGAGCCATACACGTCCACCACCGCCCGAACAGTGCATGAGGAGCTGGCTAAAGCCATGACTGCTATCTTGAAGCCTTCCACAGACTTCCTCACGAGTAACAAGCTCCTCAAG TACTCCTGGTATTTCTTTGAAGCTTTGGTCAAGTCCATGGCTCAGTACTTGATTGAAAGCTGTAAAGTGAAG CTGTCCAGGAATCAGCGCTTCTCAGCATCCTTTCATCACACTGTGGAGACGCTGGTCAACATGATGATGCCACACATCACTCAGAAATACAAAGACAACCTGGATGCCGCCAGGAACGCCAACCACAGTCTGGCAGTCTTCATCAAG CGCTGTTTCAACCTGATGGACAGAGGCTTTACATTCAAGCAGATCAACAACTACATCAACTGTTTTATGCCCGGAGACCCAAAG ACGCTGTTTGAGTTCAGGTTTGAGTTCCTGCGTGTTGTGTGCAACCACGAGCACTACGTGCCTTTAAACCTGCCCATGCCATTTGGAAAAGGAAGGATACTGAGATTTCAAG ACCTCCAACTGGATTACTCGCTGACAGATGACTTCTGCAAGAACCACTTCCTGGTCGGGCTGCTTCTCAGGGAGGTCAGTGGAGCTCTGCAGGAGTTCAGGGAGATTCGTCAGATTGCCATCCACGTGCTGAAGGGTCTGATGATAAAGCACACATTTGATGACCGCTACACGTCCAAA agccAGCAGACCAGGTTGGCCACGCTGTACTTGCCCTTGTTTGGTCTGCTTCAAGAGAATGTCAACAGGCTGAATGTGAAGGAAGTATCCCCATTCACCATCAGCCACTCCAGCAGT aatggAAGAGAAGATTCACTTCTTACCAACGCTTTGATGACACCTCCCAGGTCCAGCACCTTTCTGGACACCAGCTTGCACAAAGATGTTTTTGGAGTCATCTCTGGCACCT CTTCACCTCACACGTCATCAACCCCCAACATTAACTCTGTACGCCATGCAGACTCTCGTGGCTCACTCATCAGCACTGATTCCGGCAATAGCCTGCCTGAAAAGAACAATGACAAGGGCAACTCTCTGGACAAG AACCAGCCTGCTTCAGCCCTGGGCAGTACCCTCCTGCGATGTGATAAATTGGACCAGGCAGAGATCAAGAGCCTCCTCATGTGCTTCTTACATGTGCTCAAAAGCATGTCTGAGG ATGCTCTGTTCACATACTGGAACAAGGCTTCATCTGCTGAGTTAATGGACTTCTTCACTCTAATCGA AGTGTGCCTCCATCAGTTCAGATACATGGGAAAGAGATACATTGCAAG GAACCAGGATGGGGCAGGACCCGTAGCACATGAGCGGAAGTCTCAGACTCTGCCTGTGTCCCGTAACAGGGCAGGAATGATGCATGCCCGCttacagcagctcagcagcctGGATAACTCATACACATTTAACCACA CCTACAGTCACTCGGATGCAGACGTGTTAAATCAGTCCCTGCTGGAGGCCAACATCGCTACTGAAGTGTGCCTGACTGTCCTGGACACACTAAGTATCTTCATCATGGGATTCAAG aCCCAGCTGTGCTCTGACCACGGCCACAGTCCACTGATGAAGAAGGTGTTTGAAGTCCATCTCTGTTTCCTACGTATCAATCAGTCAGAAACGGCCCTCAAGCAGGTCTTCACTTCACTGCGCACCTTCATCTACAAG TTCCCCTGCACATTTTTTGAAGGGCGTGCTGACATGTGTGCTGCTTTCTGCTACGAGATCTTGAAGTGTTGCAACTCCAAGCTGAGCTCCATTCGTAGCGATGCAGCCCATCTGCTCTACTTTCTCATGAAGAGCAACTTTGACTACACAGGTCGCAAGTCCTTTGTCCGGACACACTTACAG GTGGTCATTGCTGTCAGTCAGTTAATAGCTGATGTGATTGGTATTGGAAGTACCCGCTTTCAGCAGTCTCTGTCAATAATCAACAACTGTGCCAACAGTGACAAAACTATTAAG AACACAGCTTTCCCATCAGATGTGAAGGACTTGACCAAACGTATCAGAACAGTTTTGATGGCCACGGCTCAGATGAAGGAGCACGAGAGAGATCCAGAGATGTTGGTGGACCTGCAGTACAGTCTCGCCAAGTCTTACGCCAGCACGCCTGAACTACGCAAGACCTGGCTAGACAGCATGGCCCGAATCCATGTGAAGAATGGAGACCTGTCAGAG GCGGCCATGTGTTATGTGCACGTTGCAGCACTTGTGGCAGAGTACCTGCGGAGAAAAG GCATGCTCAAGCAGGGCTGCTCAGCATTCCGCGTCGTGACTCCAAACATTGATGAAGAAGCAGCGATGATGGAAGACGTTGGCATGCAGGATGTCCATTTCAACGAA GATGTCCTAATGGAGCTTTTGGAGGAGTGTGCAGATGGACTCTGGAAAGCTGAGCGTTACGAGCTCATCTCTGACATCTACAAGCTCATAATTCCCATTTTTGAGAAACGCAGGGACTTTGAG aaactggtccaccTGTATGACACGCTGCATCGTGCATACAGTAAAGTGACAGAGGTCATGCACACAGGCAAGAGATTGCTCGGCACCTACTTCAGAGTGGCTTTTTTTGGTCAG GCAGCG CAGTACCAGTTTACTGACTCAGAGGCTGAG GGATTCTTTGAGGATGAAGATGGTAAGGAGTACATCTACAAAGAACCCAAATTCACCCCTCTCTCGGAGATATCTCAGAGGCTCCTTAAGCTTTACTCTGACAAGTTTGGACAGGAGAACGTGAAGATGATCCAGGACTCTGGAAGG ATTAATCCCAAAGACCTGGACTCTAAGTATGCTTATATTCAAGTGACACATGTGATCCCTTACCTGGAAGAGAAGGAGCTCgtggacaggaagacagactTTGAGAAGAGCCACAACATCCGTCGTTTTGTGTTTGAGATGCCTTTCACCATATCAGGCAAAAAGCAAGGCGGGGTGGAGGAGCAGTGCAAACGCAGAACTATTCTAACCA CCACGCATTGTTTTCCCTACGTGAAGAAGCGTATTGCAGTGATGTATCAGCACCACACTGATCTGAGCCCCATTGAGGTGGCCATCGATGAGATGAGCAAGAAGGTGGCCGAGATcaaacagctctgctcctccAGTGAGGTGGACATGATCCGTCTGCAGCTCAAACTGCAGGGCAGCATCAGCGTCCAG GTTAATGCTGGGCCACTCGCATATGCCCGAGCTTTTCTGGACGACGCCAGCGCCAAGAAATATCCTGATAACAAAGTTAAACAATTAAAAGAGGTCTTCAG GCATTTTGTGGAGGCGTGTGGACACGGCTTAGGCATTAATGAGCGGCTGATCAAGGAAGACCAGCAGGAGTATCACGATGAGATGAAAGCCAACTATAGAGACCTAGCCAGAGAGCTGTCAATCATCATGCATGAGCAA ATCAGTCCTGTGGAAGATGGCATGAAGAGCGTTCTTCCAGACTCGCTTCACATCTTCAACGCCATCAGCGGCACACCAACCAGTGCCATCATCCAGGGCATCCCcagctcttcctctgtggtatga